In Nerophis lumbriciformis linkage group LG04, RoL_Nlum_v2.1, whole genome shotgun sequence, a single window of DNA contains:
- the uts2r3 gene encoding urotensin-2 receptor codes for MEPSGSLPPPSPYTFPILPNLSLPSSAPSTSPSLASTALFCSLLSLLSLLGIIGNLYTLVLLLRRRKGRRRSGVGLTCCLMRVPAPSCLADPSSGSPSSSPLSSATSSSSLHLQVLSLALADLLYLFTAPFIVYDSLASGWAFGELGCRLLLSLDLLTMHASIFTLTAMSLDRYRAVAHPLHTSSTNSSGLLRVSLAWGLAVALSLPMMITLHLEDGEDQEGQLCVPAWDEQSSKAYLSVLFCTSILGPGLAIGALYATLGRLYWVSQTRAPWGTGTSTACPARAPKPKVLLLILGIVLAFWACFLPFWIWQLLPLYQPDMLRTVPVGTQVTVNRILTGLTYGNSCVNPFFYTLLTGKRRRNRQTLTSANQLCRKSSPMR; via the coding sequence ATGGAGCCGTCTGGCTCCTTGCCTCCACCTTCCCCTTACACCTTCCCCATCCTCCCCAACCTGTCCCTGCCTTCCTCCGCCCCCTCCACCTCTCCCAGCCTGGCCTCCACAGCTCTATTCTGCTCGCTCCTGTCCCTGCTCTCCCTTCTGGGCATCATAGGGAACTTGTACACTCTGGTGCTCCTCCTGAGGCGCAGGAAGGGCAGGAGGAGAAGCGGGGTGGGACTAACCTGCTGCTTGATGAGAGTACCCGCGCCCTCGTGCCTGGCCGACCCTTCCTCCGGCTCCCCTTCCTCCTCGCCGCTCTCCTCCGCCACCTCCTCGTCCTCCCTCCACCTCCAGGTGCTGAGCCTGGCTCTGGCCGACCTGCTCTACCTGTTCACCGCCCCCTTCATCGTCTATGACAGCCTGGCGTCCGGCTGGGCCTTCGGCGAGCTGGGCTGCCGCCTCCTCCTGAGTCTGGACCTCCTCACCATGCATGCGTCCATCTTCACGCTGACCGCCATGAGCCTGGACCGCTACCGGGCAGTAGCACACCCGTTGCACACCTCCTCCACAAACTCCTCTGGCCTGCTGAGAGTGAGCTTGGCCTGGGGGCTGGCTGTGGCTCTGAGTCTTCCCATGATGATCACCCTGCACCTGGAGGACGGGGAGGACCAGGAGGGCCAGCTGTGTGTGCCCGCGTGGGACGAGCAGAGCTCCAAGGCCTACCTAAGCGTGCTCTTCTGCACCAGCATTCTTGGCCCTGGCCTGGCTATCGGGGCTCTCTATGCTACGCTCGGCCGCCTCTATTGGGTGTCTCAAACCCGTGCCCCATGGGGTACGGGAACTAGCACTGCTTGCCCTGCCCGCGCTCCAAAACCCAAAGTCCTGCTCCTCATCTTGGGCATCGTCCTGGCATTTTGGGCCTGCTTTCTCCCTTTCTGGATCTGGCAGCTCCTGCCTCTGTACCAGCCGGATATGCTAAGGACAGTACCGGTGGGCACGCAGGTCACGGTCAACCGGATCCTAACGGGGCTGACATACGGAAACTCTTGCGTGAATCCATTCTTTTACACACTACTGACCGGCAAAAGAAGACGCAACCGGCAGACGCTGACGTCGGCAAATCAGCTTTGCCGCAAGAGCAGTCCGATGCGGTAA